Sequence from the Capillibacterium thermochitinicola genome:
CGAAACTGTGATCCATCTACAATTCTTGGTAATGAACTTAGAACGAAAGCTCCGGCTTCTTTTTACCCATTTTTGGCGGTCGCCTTTTCGGTTGTCAAAGTTCTTCTTTTCTGTTCCTGCTTGCGTTTTTCAGTAAGCCCTAATTATATTCGACTTAAACAATGATCTCATCCTCTCCGCCCCGGGCAATCACAATCTCGCCACTTTCATCAAGCTGTCTGATGCAGTTGACGATCTTCTGTTGCGCTTCTTCCACGTCACGGAGACGGACCGGTCCCATCAGACTCATGTCTTCTTTAATCATCTCGCGGGCCCGGGATGAAATGTTCTTAAAGATCCGGTTGGTCACCTCTTGACTGGCCGTCTTCAGGGCCAACGCCAAGTCGCGCATGTCAACATCTTTAAGCACACGTTGAATGGAACGGTCATCCAGCGTGACAATGTCTTCAAAGACAAACATCCGTTTCTTAATCTCTTCGGCCAGCTCCGGATTGTCTTCCTCCAGCGCTTCCATGATTGTTTTTTCCGTCCCCCGGTCCACCCGGTTCAAGATGGCAACCGCCGCATCAATTCCACCAGCCAGTGTGAAGTCTTGCATCACAAAAGAGGACAAACGCTTTTCAAGGACGTGTTCGACTTCTTTGAGCACCTCCGGAGTAGCCCGGTCCATTGTCGCAATTCTCTTCGCCACTTCAACCTGATCAGCCGGAGCAAGAGACGACAGGATCATCCCCGCCTGTTCCGGATTCAAGTAGGAAAGCACCAAAGCAATGGTCTGGGGGTGCTCGTTCTGAATAAAGTTCGCCAGCTGGCTGGGATCGGTTTTCCGGGCAAAATCAAAGGGACGCACCTGCAGGGAGGAGGTCAGTTTATTCAAAATATCTTGGGCTCTGGTCGGTCCTAAGGCTTTCTCCAGCATTTCCTTGGCGTAATCAATCCCGCCAACGGAAATGTAGTTTTGCGCCAAACAAAGTTCGTAAAACTCGTTCAAAACCTCGTTCTTAACTTCCGGCTCAATCCGGCGGAGCCCGGCAATCTCCAACGTCAAATCCTCGATCTCATCCTCCCGAAAATGCTTCAGGACACGGGAAGACAACTCGGAGCCGAGCGAAATTAAGACCACAGCGCATTTTTGCCGACCAGTTAACTGCGTACTCAAGACATTTCCCCCTCTAATCCTCTGACATCCAAGTCCGTAAGATCGCTACCATGTTCTGTGGCTCGGTACGCGCCATTTCCAGAATAAATTCTTCGCGTTCACGCCGCTTCTTGTCTTCCGGACTCAATTCTTCTGCCGCGGCCGCTTCGCCGGCGGTATCGTCCACCACCAGATCGATGGCCTGTTGTTCCTGTCTTCTTCTTCTCTGCATGCGGATCACCAAATACCAACCTAGCAACGCCGCGCCGACACCGGCAACAGCCAACACCGGCCAGAGGGAAGCTTGCCGCTCTTTCGGCGTTGTAATCGCATCCGGTTCTTGCGTAAAGAATTCCCGGCTGAAAACCGTGATCTGGTCACCCCGGGCGGGCAGCGCCCCCACCGTGGCAGCAACCGTCTCCTCGATCTGGGCCACTTCCGCCACGGATAAACGGTGACCGATCACCACGCTCGCCGAAATCCGTTCGATGATTGGCCCTTGTTTCAAAAGATGTTCTTCAATTTTGTTAATCTCCGTATTGACAATCCGTTCACTGCGCTCGTATGTACTTTCCTGTTCCGTCCCACCTAGGCGGTATTGGGTAATATTCGAATCGGTCCCCGGAATTCCGTAGGGCATGATTCCAGTTCCGGTATAGGTTTCGAAGATCTCCTGTTCACTACGGGGCACACCCCGGTCGCCGTAAATTTCTTTTCGAATTTCCTGATAATCAAAGTTCAGCGTAACATTGACGGTGGCAGCCACATTATTCAAGCCGTAAACCCGGCCCAAAACCGACTCGATCCGCTGTTTGTACTCCTGCTCCATTCGCTTTTTGTACGCCATCTGTTGTTCGAGCAGTGAGCCGTCCAAAGCCGAGTTTGTGCGGAGCGCGGCGGTTAAATCATTGGCAAAATTATCGATGATCGTAACCTGTTCCGGCCGCATCCCGGCCACACAGCCCGCCACAAAGTTTACGATCGCCTGGACTTGGCTCTTACTCAAGATATTGGGCTGCCGCAAATTGAGGGTAATAGAAACGGTCGGCTCCTTCTTTTCATCTTCAAAGACCGGAGCCGGCTCTGGCAAGGTGACGATCACCGCCGCATCAATAACACCTTCGATTTGGCGCAACGTACGCCGGATCTCGTCTTGTAACGCCCGTTGGTAGTTTACGGTATTCAGAAAAGTGGTCGCCCCGAGGCTGCTGCGGTCAAAGATCTCCCAACCGATGATCCCGCCCTTCGGGATCCCCGCCTTCATCAGTTCCGCCCGCACCTCTGACGCATTGGCCACATACAACGCGTTGTATTCCTTCCGGTAGGGAATGCCCATCTCCCGGAGGCGCCCGATAATTTCATCCTGTTCCGTCTGTTGCAAATTACCGTATAACAACTCATACTCCGGTTTGTTTAAAGTGATCACCAAAATAAGCAGGAGAAGCAAGAACAACATGCCTCCGGCGAAGATAAGGCGCTTGCGTTTGTCCATGCTTTCCCATATTTGGCGTATTTGTTGAATTAACTCACCCATTATCCTTCACATTTCTCCTATCCGTTAAATAGGCATCCGCATAATCTCTTGATACGCCTCGACAACTTTGTTGCGAATCTCCACCGTAAGCTCAAGGGCAAGGGCTGCTTTTTCCGCAGCGATCGTCGCCTCATGGATATTTTCCAAAGTCCCCGCCGCCAACTTCCGATCTATCTCTTCCGCTTCCAATTGAAGCTTGTTTACTTCATTAATAAATCCCTTCAGCAACTCCTGAAACTCGCCGCTTCCTTCGGCTTTCTTTTGACCGCCGCTCGTTTCCGGTTTTAACGTTAATGTAATGTTTTCGCCAATTCTCACGTCTTCACCTCCCAAATAAGAACAATTTACCAAAAAAAAGAGAAAATACCCACGGTTTAAGTATGGGTATGAAATTGCCAATCCGTTGGCACCTCACACACCTGGTCTTTCCCTCCGTGGGTCAAATTTAAAATCCCTCTGTAGGGTTTCCCTAGCTTCTCCCGATACTAAGCGCGGCTTTAAACACCTCTTTCGACAGGTTAAAAGCGGTTACATTCGCTTCGTAAGCCCGTCCCGCTTCTATCAGGTTAACCATCTCGTTGACGATATTAACGTTCGGATATAAAACGTAACCGTCGGCATTGGCGTCGGGATGGGATGGGTCATAAACGGAACGGAATGGCGCTTGGTCATCAGCAATGGCCACAACCCGGACCCCACTGAGGCCGACCTTCCCTTCCGCCATCTGCAGGTTCTCTGCAAAAACCGGTACCTTCCGCCGGTAGGGCCCCCCTTCCGGCGTACGGGTGGTATTGGCATTGGCGATGTTGGCCGCAATTAAATCCAAACGTAACCGTTGCGCCCCTAATGCGGAAGCATTAACATCCATCGCGTGGAACATTCTCATCCGTTAACTCCTCCCTCCGATCGCCATCCGCAACCGGCGAAACTGGCTGTTCAACTCCTGGGTCAGACTCTGAATATACATGGCGTTCTGCGTCGCCGTAACCATCTCGACTTCGATATCGACCCCGTTTTGGTCCACCCGGACAACACCCCAGTCCGTATCGGTAAACTGGGTTTGGTGCGTTGAGCCGGCCAAATGTCGAGGGTGAGTCCGCCGCAACGGAATGCGGTTCTTCTTTTCCGCTAAAACCTGGGCAAAGTCCAGATCTCGCCTGCGGTAATGGGGCGTATCCGCGTTGGCGATATTATGGTTGAGGATCTTTTGCCTTTCCGCCGCCCACGACAAAACGGAGGTTAGTTGTTCGATCGTTTTGTTGGTAACCAACCACCTCACCCTTCCTGCACAAGTCTGACCATCCTCTACATGATTTATCGGAACTTTTAGCATAAAGTTTAGCCCTATTTCCCGATTTTGAGTGGAATTCTTCCGCCAAACAGAGAACAATTATAACCAATAAAAGCTTTTTCCTTTATTTCAATTTAGTTAACTATAATCTAAGATAAAAAAAACTGTTGAAAAAGTCAACAGTTTTTAGCTTTTATTGGTGCGTACCCAGCCACAGGTAAGCAGTATATCATTCTACATTTTGCTGCGCTTGTTCAACTCTTCAAGGAAATAGGGATTGTTCACTTTCATGTAGGTCCCTTTCATCCCCAGGGAACGGGACTCAACCACCCCGGCACTCTCCAGTTTGCGCATGGCATTGACGATCACCGAACGGGTAATCCCAATCCGGTCCGCAATCTTGCTGGCCACCAGGAAACCTTCTTCCCCGCCCAGCTCCTTAAAGACGTTGACCATCGCCTCCAGTTCCGAATAGGAGAGGGAATCAAGGGCGATCTTGACATTGGTCTTCAACTGCAGATCCGCATCGGCTTGCCCCGCACTCCTTGCTTTGAGTAAAACCCCGGCCACCAGTGCGGCCGTCTCCGCCAATAAAAGTTCATCCTCCTTAAACTTTTCCCGTCTGGTCAAGATCAGGTTTCCAACCCGTTCCCCCTCAAACTGGAGCGGGTAGACCGTCATCAGAACATCCTGGGGATGACAGTTTTCCTCACTGAAGAGGCACACTTCCAGAGGAAGGTCGATAGCCGGTTGGAAGATAAAGGCCAACCTCTGTTGAAACTGGGGATTTAACTTGACCGGCGCGATCTGCTTGGTACAATCTTCCCCTTTACTGCAGTGGAAGGCAACAATCTCCCCGCCATTATCCACCATGTAAACATTGCTCTGGAGGATCTCACTCAAACTACGCGCTGCTGTCGTCAAATCTTCGGTTGCTTCTTTTTTCTCCACTAGTGCTCTCATCCGACGAATGTCTTCAAGTTTTCCCATTTCCTACTCTCCTTCATCTTAATTTACAAAATATAACGACTTAAATCGGTAGTCTTCAGAATTGGATCCAGCCGTTCGCGCACGAAGTTTTCATCAATCCGGACCGTTTGGCCCTTGTACTCAACAGCCCGGAAAGAGATATCCTCTAAGACCTGTTCCAAAATGGTGTATAACCGGCGTGCCCCAATATTTTCGTTTTCCTTGTTCAACTGGTAGGCAAGCTCGGCCATGGTT
This genomic interval carries:
- the fliG gene encoding flagellar motor switch protein FliG, whose protein sequence is MSTQLTGRQKCAVVLISLGSELSSRVLKHFREDEIEDLTLEIAGLRRIEPEVKNEVLNEFYELCLAQNYISVGGIDYAKEMLEKALGPTRAQDILNKLTSSLQVRPFDFARKTDPSQLANFIQNEHPQTIALVLSYLNPEQAGMILSSLAPADQVEVAKRIATMDRATPEVLKEVEHVLEKRLSSFVMQDFTLAGGIDAAVAILNRVDRGTEKTIMEALEEDNPELAEEIKKRMFVFEDIVTLDDRSIQRVLKDVDMRDLALALKTASQEVTNRIFKNISSRAREMIKEDMSLMGPVRLRDVEEAQQKIVNCIRQLDESGEIVIARGGEDEIIV
- the fliF gene encoding flagellar basal-body MS-ring/collar protein FliF; protein product: MGELIQQIRQIWESMDKRKRLIFAGGMLFLLLLLILVITLNKPEYELLYGNLQQTEQDEIIGRLREMGIPYRKEYNALYVANASEVRAELMKAGIPKGGIIGWEIFDRSSLGATTFLNTVNYQRALQDEIRRTLRQIEGVIDAAVIVTLPEPAPVFEDEKKEPTVSITLNLRQPNILSKSQVQAIVNFVAGCVAGMRPEQVTIIDNFANDLTAALRTNSALDGSLLEQQMAYKKRMEQEYKQRIESVLGRVYGLNNVAATVNVTLNFDYQEIRKEIYGDRGVPRSEQEIFETYTGTGIMPYGIPGTDSNITQYRLGGTEQESTYERSERIVNTEINKIEEHLLKQGPIIERISASVVIGHRLSVAEVAQIEETVAATVGALPARGDQITVFSREFFTQEPDAITTPKERQASLWPVLAVAGVGAALLGWYLVIRMQRRRRQEQQAIDLVVDDTAGEAAAAEELSPEDKKRREREEFILEMARTEPQNMVAILRTWMSED
- the fliE gene encoding flagellar hook-basal body complex protein FliE, with protein sequence MRIGENITLTLKPETSGGQKKAEGSGEFQELLKGFINEVNKLQLEAEEIDRKLAAGTLENIHEATIAAEKAALALELTVEIRNKVVEAYQEIMRMPI
- the flgC gene encoding flagellar basal body rod protein FlgC → MRMFHAMDVNASALGAQRLRLDLIAANIANANTTRTPEGGPYRRKVPVFAENLQMAEGKVGLSGVRVVAIADDQAPFRSVYDPSHPDANADGYVLYPNVNIVNEMVNLIEAGRAYEANVTAFNLSKEVFKAALSIGRS
- the flgB gene encoding flagellar basal body rod protein FlgB → MVTNKTIEQLTSVLSWAAERQKILNHNIANADTPHYRRRDLDFAQVLAEKKNRIPLRRTHPRHLAGSTHQTQFTDTDWGVVRVDQNGVDIEVEMVTATQNAMYIQSLTQELNSQFRRLRMAIGGRS
- a CDS encoding GTP-sensing pleiotropic transcriptional regulator CodY (CodY; DNA-binding protein that represses the expression of many genes that are induced as cells make the transition from rapid exponential growth to stationary phase (By similarity). It is a GTP-binding protein that senses the intracellular GTP concentration as an indicator of nutritional limitations. At low GTP concentration it no longer binds GTP and stop to act as a transcriptional repressor), producing the protein MGKLEDIRRMRALVEKKEATEDLTTAARSLSEILQSNVYMVDNGGEIVAFHCSKGEDCTKQIAPVKLNPQFQQRLAFIFQPAIDLPLEVCLFSEENCHPQDVLMTVYPLQFEGERVGNLILTRREKFKEDELLLAETAALVAGVLLKARSAGQADADLQLKTNVKIALDSLSYSELEAMVNVFKELGGEEGFLVASKIADRIGITRSVIVNAMRKLESAGVVESRSLGMKGTYMKVNNPYFLEELNKRSKM